Genomic segment of Hydrogenobacter sp.:
AGAAGGTCAAGTACCCACTCTGGAGCGCAATCAGGGCGCGTACCCACATCTATCCCCACCACCTCATCGAACTCAAGAGCTGTATCGTACACAGACTTGAGATATCCGTAATCTCCGTAAGTGTTTGAGTAGGATTGGTAATAGATGAAAAACAGTATGTTCTTCCCATATCTGTCCTTTGCCCTTTTTATACCTTCCTCTATCTGTTCCTTGAGAGGTTTGTAAGGCTCAAGGTGTGCAGGTCTTGTACCCGAAAAACAGTAGGTGCATCCGCCTGTTGCCTTAGTTCCATCTATGTTAGGACAAGTAAAAGGAAGAGCGACCGTGATCTTTTGTACACGCCTTTTATAGCGCTCTTTCAGGTAGTCTCTCAGAGAAAAATAAGGAATTTTTTCACTCACAAGCATGAAAAATAATTTATGCTCGGAACTCTTAAAGGAAAGCATTAGAAAGGTTTGAGAAATATGGATGAGGTTGGTACCTTGTTGTAACTCACATACAAATCTATAGTGGTTTTACCTGTAGAAAGCATCACACTACGGCGATCCCTTCCCAATTTTAGCGTGAAGTCATAAGGTGAGTGCAGTTCCCTCTTTAAGTAAATCACAGAAGGGTCGTATGGATTGGATTCCGAGTAAGTGATCAGACTACCTAATACTTGAAGTTTTACCATAACGTAGGGAGCCGAAATGCCAAAAGTGGTGTAGTAAGATAGGGTATTTCCGTCAAGCTCAAGACTTTTGCAGTTGGTAAGCTGTTTTTGGAGCAGATAGATAAGTTCGTAAAGTTTCCTGTTTTGTTCAT
This window contains:
- a CDS encoding prepilin-type N-terminal cleavage/methylation domain-containing protein — its product is MRGKTNGFTLIELLIAVVISTFVALALAGVYRSVQDVRKRFMTYEQNRKLYELIYLLQKQLTNCKSLELDGNTLSYYTTFGISAPYVMVKLQVLGSLITYSESNPYDPSVIYLKRELHSPYDFTLKLGRDRRSVMLSTGKTTIDLYVSYNKVPTSSIFLKPF